Proteins encoded in a region of the Candidatus Brocadia sp. genome:
- a CDS encoding LOG family protein, with amino-acid sequence MNTNDSMMQKPDVVSLADEEGVKQVIVNSVLGLWDVVNNLTRLRPSRRDCYRVTIFGSARAKAGTFGYEETKRAAAALAEMGCDIITGGGPGLMQAANEGAATSPERARSVGIRVDLPFEQEVNAFVTQAFEHRTFFTRLHQFVLASDAFIVAPGGIGTVLETMMIWQLLQVRHLENTPLILVGKMWPGLIGWARSSMLSVDPPLANAGDITIPHCVANADEAIALIREHRQIWLSGHHG; translated from the coding sequence ATGAACACGAATGATTCGATGATGCAAAAACCGGATGTAGTCAGTCTGGCCGACGAGGAAGGAGTGAAGCAAGTTATCGTGAACTCAGTCCTCGGCCTTTGGGACGTGGTCAACAATCTTACACGGCTCAGGCCGTCCCGGCGCGACTGTTACCGCGTGACCATCTTCGGCTCAGCGCGGGCGAAGGCGGGAACGTTCGGTTACGAAGAGACCAAGCGGGCGGCCGCCGCTCTGGCCGAGATGGGCTGCGATATCATCACCGGCGGCGGCCCAGGGTTGATGCAGGCCGCTAACGAAGGAGCTGCTACCTCTCCGGAACGTGCCCGGTCCGTTGGAATCCGGGTTGATTTACCCTTTGAACAGGAGGTCAATGCGTTTGTTACCCAGGCGTTCGAGCATCGGACCTTTTTTACGCGCCTGCACCAGTTCGTGCTTGCCTCCGACGCTTTCATCGTTGCGCCCGGAGGAATCGGTACGGTACTGGAAACGATGATGATTTGGCAGTTGCTGCAGGTACGTCACCTTGAGAACACGCCCCTGATTCTCGTGGGAAAAATGTGGCCGGGACTTATCGGGTGGGCACGCAGCTCCATGCTCTCTGTCGACCCACCTTTGGCTAACGCCGGGGACATAACGATACCGCACTGCGTGGCAAATGCCGATGAAGCGATTGCACTCATCCGGGAGCATCGTCAGATTTGGCTGTCTGGACACCATGGGTGA
- a CDS encoding acetate/propionate family kinase, whose amino-acid sequence MIKAKPEIIRRLKSDIPLFAGFTEELLDKLVNSSRVVSFEPNEAIVHYGAEATHFGVILAGTVTASVIADGGTRLELGRLEAGSTFGELALMTGEKTLAELIAETRCEVLFIPVSVFQSIIVAEPQAVQHISRTISERFKTLMADPAKAAAALRQGDDPYGFKLRGERPEHILVINCGSSSLKYTYYDTEDARHVRGQVERIGLDGTRHVHRGSKGEVTRGLPRSGFAEAMAAMVEALRDEPEVSVVAHRVVHGGERFTEATLITDDVLARLDALSPLAPLHNPVNIAGIREMRRLLPAVPHVAVFDTAFHHTLPSYAYLYGLPYEYYEKQGVRRYGFHGMSHSYVCLRAAQFMGRRPNELEIVSCHLGNGSSLCAVDHGRSVDTTMGFTPVEGLIMGTRCGDVDAGVITFLERTAGLTVQQIDELINKKSGLLGLSGISSDMREILKASEAGEPRALVALKTYCYRVRKYIGAYVAAMGGLDAVVFTGGVGQGSAMVRALALQGLDCMGIRLDEQLNRDARGFDEVCRISTDDSKVTVLVVPTDEERMMAREALRALSRSHVTGVLKARRQEPIMIEVLAHHIHLTQEHVEALFGKGHQLTPHTDLSQPGQFACKEHVTLVGPKGRIERVRVFGPVRKFTQVEIAMTEQFKLGVHPPIRESGDIKDTPGCTLEGTAGSVKLERGVICAWRHIHMTPDDALRYGVRDKSVVCVRMAGDRELEFGDVLVRVSPGYRLAMHIDTDEANATNIQTGAQGFIAEIQSQ is encoded by the coding sequence ATGATCAAAGCCAAACCAGAAATAATCCGGCGCCTGAAATCCGACATCCCGTTGTTTGCCGGATTTACGGAGGAACTGTTGGACAAACTCGTGAACAGCTCGCGTGTCGTGTCATTCGAGCCGAACGAGGCCATCGTGCATTACGGCGCGGAGGCTACTCACTTCGGCGTGATTTTGGCCGGTACGGTAACGGCATCGGTAATTGCCGACGGTGGCACGCGGCTGGAGTTAGGACGGCTCGAAGCGGGCAGCACATTTGGAGAACTGGCGTTGATGACGGGCGAGAAGACGCTGGCCGAACTCATCGCCGAGACGCGGTGCGAGGTGCTGTTCATCCCGGTCTCGGTGTTTCAATCGATCATCGTTGCCGAACCGCAGGCCGTGCAGCACATTTCACGGACAATTTCCGAACGGTTCAAGACGCTGATGGCCGACCCGGCGAAAGCCGCCGCGGCGCTTCGGCAAGGCGACGATCCCTACGGTTTCAAGCTCAGGGGAGAACGGCCGGAACACATTCTCGTAATTAACTGCGGTTCGTCGTCGCTGAAATACACTTACTACGACACCGAAGACGCCCGGCACGTGCGTGGCCAGGTCGAGCGAATCGGGCTGGACGGCACGCGCCATGTTCATCGCGGTTCAAAGGGTGAAGTAACGCGCGGGTTGCCCAGATCCGGATTTGCCGAGGCAATGGCGGCGATGGTGGAGGCATTGCGGGACGAACCTGAAGTTAGCGTTGTCGCGCATCGTGTGGTGCATGGCGGAGAGCGCTTCACTGAAGCGACGCTTATCACGGACGACGTGCTTGCGCGGCTCGATGCGCTGAGTCCGCTCGCACCGTTGCACAATCCTGTCAATATCGCCGGCATCCGAGAGATGCGCCGACTGTTGCCGGCTGTGCCGCACGTAGCGGTGTTCGACACCGCATTTCATCATACGTTGCCGTCATATGCGTATCTGTACGGACTGCCGTACGAGTACTACGAGAAGCAGGGCGTGCGCCGGTACGGTTTTCATGGCATGTCGCACTCGTACGTCTGCCTCCGTGCGGCGCAGTTCATGGGGCGGAGACCAAACGAACTCGAAATCGTAAGCTGTCATCTCGGCAATGGTTCTTCATTGTGTGCCGTGGACCATGGACGCTCGGTGGATACCACGATGGGGTTTACGCCAGTTGAGGGGCTGATTATGGGGACGCGCTGCGGGGATGTGGATGCGGGTGTGATCACCTTTCTCGAACGGACAGCGGGCCTGACCGTCCAGCAGATTGATGAACTGATCAACAAAAAGAGCGGCCTGCTCGGTCTGTCCGGCATTTCCAGCGACATGCGTGAAATCCTCAAGGCATCCGAGGCAGGCGAACCGCGCGCGTTGGTGGCGCTGAAGACTTACTGCTATCGCGTCCGCAAATATATTGGTGCATACGTCGCCGCCATGGGCGGATTGGATGCCGTAGTTTTTACCGGAGGCGTCGGACAAGGCAGTGCCATGGTGCGTGCGCTTGCCTTGCAGGGGTTGGATTGCATGGGCATCCGTCTCGATGAACAACTCAACCGCGACGCACGCGGGTTCGATGAAGTATGCCGCATCTCAACGGACGACTCGAAGGTGACGGTGCTGGTCGTACCGACCGACGAAGAACGGATGATGGCACGCGAGGCGTTGCGGGCGTTAAGCCGGTCACACGTCACGGGCGTGCTCAAAGCGAGGCGGCAAGAACCAATCATGATCGAGGTGCTAGCCCATCACATTCACCTTACCCAGGAACACGTCGAGGCGTTGTTCGGCAAGGGACATCAGCTCACACCGCACACAGACCTTTCGCAGCCCGGTCAGTTCGCCTGCAAAGAGCATGTCACCCTCGTCGGGCCAAAAGGCCGCATCGAACGGGTCCGCGTATTCGGCCCCGTTCGCAAGTTTACGCAGGTCGAAATCGCGATGACCGAACAATTCAAACTCGGCGTGCATCCACCGATTCGCGAGAGCGGCGACATCAAGGACACGCCTGGCTGCACGCTTGAAGGCACGGCCGGCAGTGTGAAACTGGAGCGAGGCGTCATCTGCGCCTGGCGACATATACACATGACACCCGATGATGCGCTCCGCTATGGCGTACGCGACAAGTCGGTCGTGTGCGTGCGCATGGCCGGCGACCGTGAGTTGGAGTTCGGCGACGTGTTGGTTCGGGTTTCGCCGGGTTACCGGCTTGCGATGCACATTGACACCGACGAAGCCAACGCCACCAACATCCAGACCGGAGCGCAGGGATTCATCGCGGAAATTCAGAGCCAATGA
- the glgX gene encoding glycogen debranching protein GlgX produces MTHVDTKGRSSPLGATVYEDGVNFSVFSRNATGVDLLFFDHEDNDMPARIIQIDPWAGRTYHYWHVFVPGVRDGQLYGYRVRGPYEPDKGMRFDPSKVLLDPYGRGVVVPRNYSRSAASREGNNAAVAMKSLVVDTRKYNWEGDTPIKRPSSRTIIYEMHVRGFTRHPSSGVSEKARGTYAGLIEKIPYLQELGVTAVELLPVFQFDAQDCPPGLVNYWGYAPISFFAPHQAYSSRQDPLGPVDEFRDMVKALHRADIEVILDVVFNHTAEGDQSGPTLSFRGLDNSIYYILEQDCSRYANYSGTGNTLNANHPIVRRMIMDSLRYWVEEMHVDGFRFDLASILARDISGHLMPNPPVLWDIESDPVLAGTKIIAEAWDAAGLYQVGTFVGDSWKEWNGRFRDDVRSFFLGQDGSIKHFADRLMGSPQIYGHENREAEQSVNFVTCHDGFTLNDLVSYNNKHNEANGEDNRDGTNDNLSWNCGVEGPADDPAVEKLRNRQIKNFLTVTMLSLGVPMILMGDEVRRTQNGNNNAYCLDNEISWFDWTLITKHAGLHRFVKLLSARRRLREVEHEYRRVTLNQLLRDANKLWHGTKLGQPDWGHHSHSIAFTAEIKTQRMLLHMILNAYWEPLDFELPPAENGGKYPWHRWIDTALDSPNDISEWQTSPLIPDHPYRAAPHSVVVLWRNTSND; encoded by the coding sequence ATGACTCATGTTGACACAAAGGGTCGAAGCTCGCCACTCGGCGCAACCGTTTACGAAGACGGCGTTAACTTCAGCGTTTTTTCCCGTAACGCCACAGGTGTAGATCTGTTGTTCTTTGACCACGAGGACAACGACATGCCGGCACGCATTATTCAAATTGATCCCTGGGCCGGGCGAACCTATCATTACTGGCATGTCTTTGTACCAGGCGTACGGGACGGACAACTTTACGGTTATCGGGTACGCGGACCGTATGAACCCGACAAGGGGATGAGATTCGATCCATCCAAAGTTCTTCTCGATCCCTATGGCCGCGGTGTAGTTGTTCCCAGGAATTACAGTCGTAGCGCTGCCAGCCGAGAGGGCAATAACGCCGCTGTGGCGATGAAAAGCTTAGTGGTCGATACTCGTAAGTATAATTGGGAAGGCGACACGCCGATTAAAAGGCCGTCATCGCGCACGATTATTTATGAGATGCACGTACGAGGTTTTACCCGACACCCCAGTTCAGGCGTCTCCGAAAAGGCACGCGGCACTTACGCCGGGTTGATTGAGAAGATTCCGTATCTTCAGGAGCTCGGTGTTACCGCGGTCGAATTGCTGCCGGTTTTCCAGTTCGATGCACAGGATTGCCCGCCGGGACTTGTCAACTACTGGGGCTATGCACCGATATCTTTCTTTGCCCCGCATCAGGCATACAGTTCGCGGCAGGATCCGCTCGGCCCCGTGGACGAATTTCGCGATATGGTCAAGGCGCTGCACCGGGCAGACATTGAGGTCATTCTCGATGTCGTGTTCAATCATACCGCCGAAGGCGACCAGTCCGGGCCAACGCTGAGTTTCCGTGGATTGGACAACAGCATATACTACATCCTCGAACAAGATTGTTCTCGTTACGCCAATTACAGCGGCACGGGAAACACACTCAACGCCAACCATCCTATCGTGCGCCGCATGATTATGGATAGTCTCCGCTATTGGGTCGAAGAGATGCACGTAGACGGCTTCCGCTTTGACCTCGCATCGATCCTCGCACGCGACATATCAGGACACCTGATGCCAAACCCGCCGGTGCTCTGGGATATTGAGTCGGATCCGGTTCTTGCAGGCACAAAGATCATCGCCGAGGCATGGGATGCTGCCGGCCTGTATCAGGTGGGCACTTTTGTTGGAGATAGCTGGAAAGAGTGGAATGGACGATTTCGCGATGATGTTCGCAGCTTCTTTCTCGGCCAGGATGGTTCCATAAAGCACTTTGCCGACCGGCTGATGGGGAGTCCACAAATATATGGTCATGAGAACCGCGAGGCGGAACAAAGTGTCAACTTTGTGACCTGTCACGATGGTTTTACGCTCAATGACCTCGTTTCCTATAACAACAAACACAACGAAGCCAACGGGGAAGACAATCGTGACGGCACGAATGACAATCTGAGCTGGAACTGTGGCGTCGAGGGACCGGCGGATGATCCGGCGGTGGAAAAACTGCGAAACCGCCAGATAAAAAACTTTTTGACTGTCACGATGCTGTCGCTTGGTGTACCCATGATTCTGATGGGCGACGAAGTACGGCGTACCCAGAATGGCAATAATAACGCCTATTGCTTAGACAACGAGATCAGTTGGTTCGACTGGACTCTGATCACAAAGCATGCCGGTCTGCACCGGTTTGTGAAATTGCTTAGTGCACGGAGGAGACTGAGGGAGGTGGAGCACGAATACCGGCGCGTAACCCTGAACCAGTTGCTTCGTGACGCCAATAAATTATGGCACGGGACAAAACTTGGTCAGCCGGACTGGGGGCATCATTCGCACAGCATAGCATTCACTGCGGAGATAAAAACACAAAGGATGCTCCTCCACATGATCTTGAATGCATACTGGGAGCCGCTCGACTTTGAACTGCCGCCGGCAGAGAACGGGGGAAAATACCCCTGGCATCGATGGATCGACACTGCCCTCGATTCCCCAAATGATATCTCCGAATGGCAAACATCACCGCTGATTCCAGATCATCCCTATCGGGCCGCACCGCACTCTGTGGTCGTACTATGGAGAAATACATCTAACGACTAA
- a CDS encoding histidine phosphatase family protein, giving the protein MSEELPIVYLARHGETAWSLTGQYTGLTDLPLTERGERNARRLGERLKGITFARVFTSPLQRAVRTCELAGFGAVAEVDQDLVEWNYGEYEGHLSSEIHAQHPDWQLFRDGCPGGESPGQVTARADRVIGRVRKVNGNVLVFSSGHFIRVLTVRWLGLEPSVSCAYFLLSTASLSALGYKHDLSHPVVRLWNDDHHVGT; this is encoded by the coding sequence ATGAGTGAAGAGCTTCCTATCGTTTATCTCGCCAGACATGGTGAAACGGCTTGGAGCCTGACAGGGCAGTATACGGGTCTTACTGATTTGCCGCTGACTGAGCGCGGCGAGCGAAATGCGCGCCGGCTTGGGGAACGTCTGAAAGGTATAACTTTTGCCAGGGTGTTTACCAGTCCGCTGCAGCGGGCTGTGCGGACATGTGAACTGGCCGGATTTGGGGCTGTGGCTGAGGTTGATCAGGACCTTGTCGAATGGAACTATGGCGAATATGAAGGTCACCTCTCCAGCGAGATACATGCCCAACACCCGGATTGGCAGCTCTTCCGTGACGGCTGTCCCGGAGGAGAATCACCAGGTCAGGTTACAGCGCGGGCCGATCGGGTAATAGGCAGAGTGCGCAAGGTTAATGGGAATGTGCTGGTTTTTTCGAGCGGGCATTTTATCAGAGTCCTTACGGTCCGATGGCTCGGACTTGAGCCATCGGTTTCCTGTGCGTATTTCCTGCTAAGCACCGCGAGCCTGAGCGCACTGGGTTATAAACATGATCTTTCACATCCGGTGGTACGGCTGTGGAATGATGATCATCACGTCGGTACGTAA
- a CDS encoding glycogen/starch/alpha-glucan phosphorylase, whose amino-acid sequence MSTKSTAASTKVSAGQIAKSELLKQYGCGPVQFSGTDNAFYERHLIFDNIIDLKTSGAREQFEAFARSVRDILSQRWIRTEDTYHRVNPKRIYYLSMEFLIGRSLANNVTNLLLDNLAKQAVEQKHIDLPGLLEQEPDAGLGNGGLGRLAACFLDSMATMQLPAMGYGLRYEYGIFKQSIRDGWQYEQPDNWLRRPDPWEVARPQDMVEVRLNCSFEIRGGSLRAIAGQPSRLLGIPFDRPVVGYGGKTINTLRLWAAAAPDYFDFQRFSSGDFVGALAETLTAESLTRVLYPDDTTSMGQGLRFIQEYFLVACSLADLVRRFQRSNADWNTLPEKVAIQLNDTHPSMAVPELMRILLDEVHLGWDQAWNITQKTLAYTNHTLLPEALEKWPLVWFEMLFPRLLEIILEINRRLLDNVRAQFAGDEERIARMSIVEEGSVRKIRMANLAIVGSHSTNGVAAIHSRLLRTMTVKDFAEMFPERFNNKTNGVTPRRWLLLANPILANTITRAIGNGWITNLDQLVKLRPLADDKGFCDAFLKAKRAAKAQFADWLKSTSGQTVDPDSIFDCQVKRIHEYKRQLLNALRIVVLYNRLRANPGLDMEPRTFFFAGKAAPAYRLAKVIIKFINNLASTIDGDPAMRGRLKVLFLPEYCVSLAERLIPASDVSNQISTAGYEASGTSNMKFMMNGALTIGTRDGATIEMAEEAGEENFFLFGLTAQQVADSRGWYNPHWHYDNDAETRAALDLIFSDHFSRYEPGVFAPLRDTLLTRGDYYMHLADLRSYLEADQRLCDLYADRHGWARKAILNVAGSGKFSSDRTIADYASDIWQVKPCPVLCPVL is encoded by the coding sequence ATGAGTACAAAAAGTACGGCAGCGTCCACAAAGGTGTCGGCGGGGCAGATTGCCAAATCGGAACTCCTCAAACAATATGGGTGCGGGCCGGTTCAATTTTCAGGTACTGACAATGCGTTCTATGAGCGGCACCTTATCTTTGATAACATTATAGACCTGAAGACTTCCGGCGCACGGGAACAATTTGAAGCCTTTGCCCGTTCGGTGCGTGATATTCTTTCGCAACGATGGATACGCACGGAGGATACGTATCATCGTGTGAATCCGAAGCGCATCTATTATCTTTCCATGGAATTTCTCATTGGCCGTTCTCTGGCCAACAATGTTACGAATCTCCTGCTCGATAATCTTGCCAAACAAGCCGTCGAGCAGAAGCATATTGATTTGCCCGGCTTACTCGAACAGGAACCTGATGCAGGACTGGGGAATGGAGGTCTTGGACGCCTGGCGGCGTGTTTCCTCGATTCTATGGCCACGATGCAGTTGCCGGCCATGGGCTACGGCCTTCGTTATGAGTACGGCATTTTCAAGCAGTCCATCAGGGATGGCTGGCAGTACGAACAGCCGGACAACTGGCTTCGCCGGCCCGACCCATGGGAAGTCGCCCGGCCGCAGGATATGGTTGAGGTCAGGCTGAACTGCTCGTTTGAGATACGTGGCGGTTCGCTGCGTGCGATTGCCGGTCAGCCTTCCAGGCTGCTCGGTATCCCGTTTGACCGCCCCGTAGTAGGATATGGCGGCAAGACGATCAATACGCTACGGCTCTGGGCTGCTGCTGCCCCGGATTATTTTGATTTTCAGCGATTTAGCAGCGGCGACTTTGTCGGCGCCCTGGCTGAGACGCTGACGGCCGAATCGCTCACACGGGTACTTTATCCCGACGACACCACCAGTATGGGACAGGGGTTGCGTTTTATACAGGAGTATTTTCTTGTTGCCTGCTCGCTGGCTGATCTTGTGCGTCGATTCCAGCGCAGCAATGCCGATTGGAATACGCTTCCCGAGAAAGTTGCCATACAGCTTAACGATACGCATCCCTCGATGGCGGTACCTGAACTGATGCGGATTCTGCTTGATGAGGTGCATCTCGGATGGGACCAGGCGTGGAATATCACCCAAAAGACCCTGGCGTATACGAACCACACGCTGTTGCCGGAAGCCCTTGAAAAATGGCCGCTTGTGTGGTTTGAAATGTTGTTTCCTCGCCTGCTGGAAATCATTCTTGAAATAAATCGCCGCCTGCTCGATAACGTTCGTGCTCAATTTGCCGGCGATGAGGAACGTATTGCCCGTATGAGTATTGTTGAGGAAGGCAGCGTGCGCAAAATTCGCATGGCCAATCTGGCCATAGTCGGCTCGCATAGCACCAACGGTGTGGCCGCGATTCACTCCAGGCTCTTGCGCACGATGACGGTTAAGGATTTTGCCGAAATGTTTCCAGAGCGTTTCAATAACAAAACGAACGGCGTTACGCCGCGGCGGTGGCTACTGCTGGCTAATCCGATACTGGCCAATACGATTACCAGGGCTATCGGCAATGGCTGGATCACTAACCTTGATCAACTGGTCAAACTAAGACCGCTTGCCGATGACAAGGGTTTTTGCGATGCCTTCCTCAAGGCCAAACGTGCGGCCAAGGCGCAGTTTGCCGACTGGCTCAAATCGACCAGCGGTCAGACGGTGGATCCGGACAGCATCTTTGATTGCCAGGTCAAGCGTATCCACGAATACAAACGGCAATTGCTCAATGCGCTGCGCATCGTGGTACTTTACAACAGGCTGCGCGCAAATCCTGGATTGGACATGGAACCGCGAACGTTTTTCTTCGCTGGCAAAGCGGCGCCTGCCTACCGCCTGGCAAAGGTCATTATCAAGTTCATTAACAACCTTGCCAGTACCATCGATGGCGACCCTGCGATGCGCGGACGACTTAAAGTCCTGTTCCTGCCGGAATATTGCGTTTCACTTGCGGAGCGACTCATACCTGCCAGTGATGTTTCTAACCAAATCTCAACGGCAGGCTATGAAGCCAGCGGCACGAGCAACATGAAGTTTATGATGAACGGTGCGCTGACAATCGGTACTCGCGACGGCGCGACTATTGAAATGGCAGAGGAGGCGGGCGAGGAAAACTTTTTCCTGTTTGGTCTGACTGCTCAGCAGGTAGCTGACAGCCGCGGCTGGTACAATCCACACTGGCACTATGATAACGATGCAGAAACACGAGCTGCTTTGGATTTGATTTTTTCTGACCATTTCAGCCGATATGAGCCGGGCGTTTTTGCGCCGCTGCGCGATACCCTTTTGACCCGGGGTGACTATTATATGCATTTGGCGGACCTCAGGTCCTATCTTGAGGCGGATCAGCGGCTGTGTGATTTGTATGCCGACCGTCATGGATGGGCGCGCAAGGCCATTCTGAATGTGGCTGGTTCAGGAAAATTTTCCAGTGACCGCACGATTGCTGACTATGCCAGTGATATCTGGCAGGTGAAGCCGTGTCCGGTGCTGTGTCCGGTACTATAG
- a CDS encoding alpha-D-glucose phosphate-specific phosphoglucomutase — MSTSPLAGKLAPKEMLVDVAQLIEEYYKRRPDMQDHSQLVSFGTSGHRGSPLNGTFTESHILAITQAICDYRHSKGTDGLLYMGKDTHAVSGPAQRTALEVLAANNVEVVIQQNDGVTPTPVISWAILVYNLRRKEHLADGIVVTPSHNPPEDGGFKYNPANGGPADTDVTKWIQNRANDLLRKNNVDVKRVPFTSAIKARSTHQEDLILPYVNDLQSVIDMDAIRTAGLKLGVDPLGGASGPYWERINSIYQLNITVVNQNVDPTFSFMTVDHDGRIRMDCSSAYAMTRLVSLKDKYRLAFANDPDADRHGVVTPSAGLMNPNHYLAVAIRYLLTHRPSWPAHAVVGKTLVSSSMIDRVVQKLGRRLSEVPVGFKWFTPGLFDGSYCFGGEESAGASFLRRDGTVWTTDKDGPIMALLAAEITARTDKDPGEHYSELTAEFGTPYYTRIDAPATPEQKEKLQRLSPANVKESKLAGEPITAKLTSAPGNGAPIGGLKVVAASGWFAARPSGTENIYKIYAESFKDQMHLDIIVDEAQQIVNDALGVSSK; from the coding sequence ATGTCGACTTCTCCACTTGCAGGCAAGCTGGCGCCGAAGGAGATGCTGGTTGATGTGGCGCAGCTCATAGAGGAGTATTATAAGCGTCGCCCTGATATGCAGGACCACAGTCAACTGGTCAGTTTTGGCACCAGCGGACATCGAGGGTCGCCACTGAACGGCACTTTCACCGAGTCACATATTCTGGCTATTACGCAAGCTATCTGTGACTATCGGCACAGTAAAGGTACCGATGGGCTGCTTTACATGGGCAAGGATACACACGCCGTATCCGGGCCGGCACAGCGAACAGCGCTGGAAGTGTTGGCGGCCAACAATGTGGAGGTTGTCATCCAGCAAAATGACGGTGTCACGCCAACGCCGGTTATTTCATGGGCTATCCTCGTTTACAATCTCAGGCGCAAGGAGCATCTGGCTGACGGTATCGTTGTCACACCGTCACATAATCCGCCTGAGGATGGAGGGTTTAAGTACAACCCGGCCAATGGCGGCCCGGCTGATACGGATGTGACCAAGTGGATACAAAATCGAGCCAATGATCTACTCCGAAAGAATAACGTTGATGTAAAACGCGTGCCGTTCACTTCAGCAATCAAAGCCAGGAGTACCCATCAGGAAGATCTAATCCTGCCCTATGTCAATGACCTGCAGAGCGTCATTGATATGGACGCCATCCGCACGGCCGGCCTCAAGTTGGGCGTTGACCCGCTCGGCGGAGCATCGGGACCCTACTGGGAACGGATCAATTCCATCTATCAATTGAACATCACCGTGGTAAATCAGAATGTCGATCCGACTTTCTCGTTTATGACAGTCGATCACGACGGCAGGATACGTATGGACTGCTCAAGTGCCTACGCGATGACGCGTCTTGTCAGCCTCAAGGATAAATACCGACTTGCCTTTGCCAACGACCCGGATGCAGATCGCCATGGAGTCGTTACGCCATCGGCTGGTTTGATGAATCCCAACCATTACTTAGCCGTGGCCATCCGCTATCTGCTCACACATCGCCCCAGCTGGCCTGCGCACGCTGTGGTTGGAAAGACGCTGGTGAGCAGCAGTATGATAGACCGGGTGGTGCAAAAGCTGGGCCGCAGGCTGTCCGAAGTGCCAGTGGGATTCAAGTGGTTTACACCGGGACTGTTCGATGGCTCATACTGCTTTGGCGGCGAAGAAAGCGCCGGCGCAAGCTTTTTGCGACGGGACGGCACGGTATGGACGACCGATAAGGATGGGCCGATTATGGCTCTTCTTGCGGCCGAGATCACCGCCCGCACTGACAAGGACCCGGGCGAGCATTACAGCGAGCTTACTGCTGAGTTTGGCACACCCTACTACACACGCATCGATGCGCCCGCTACGCCTGAGCAAAAAGAAAAACTGCAGAGACTGTCGCCAGCCAACGTAAAAGAGTCGAAACTGGCCGGTGAGCCAATTACCGCAAAATTGACATCTGCACCCGGCAACGGAGCACCGATCGGCGGCTTAAAGGTCGTTGCCGCCAGCGGCTGGTTCGCGGCACGGCCATCCGGTACCGAGAACATTTATAAAATTTACGCAGAGAGCTTTAAGGATCAAATGCATCTGGACATCATTGTAGATGAGGCTCAACAGATTGTGAACGATGCGTTGGGAGTCTCGTCGAAATAG